Genomic window (Spirosoma sp. KCTC 42546):
ACAAATGCGCTGGCTGGTACATTAACCATTACAGATGGCATCAATACAACCACTATTTCTGTAACAGCAGGACAGACCTCAGCCAGTTTCTCATTAACGGGACTGACCAGCGGAACGAGCACACACACAGTTACAGCATCGTTAAGTGATTGTGGAAATACCAGTGTAACCTACACGGCTCCAGCCGCCTGTGTCGTCGGTGTAGCGGTAACGGTAACTCCAGGACTATGCCAAACCGCTACCAATCAGTATAGTATTTCTGGCACTCTCTCGCTGACTAATGCTGTGGCCGGTACCGCTACCATCACTGATGGAATTAGCACCACTACTGTCTCGGTTTCGGCAGGGGCCACCTCCGTGCCTTATACCCTAACTGGGCTTAATTCCGGAACGGGGTCACATACCGTAACGGTGAGTTATGCCAGCAAAACTGCAAGTGTGACGTACACTGCTCCTGCGTCCTGTACAGTAGCTGTAGCCCTGACTGTCACGCCCGGTGTCTGTCAATCCGCCACGAATCAGTATGACATCACCGGAACCCTCAGCCTGACCAATGCACCAGCCGGTATCGCGACCATCACCGATGGCACGAAATCAACCACGGTATCCGTCTCAGCAGGCGCTACCTCTGTACCCTATGCCCTCACTGGATTGAACTCTGGAACAGGGTTGCATACGGTTACTGCCAGCTTCGCAACCAAAACGGCGAGTGTAACCTACACCGCACCCGTTTCCTGTACTATAGCTCCCTGTGGTCTGTCTATGGTTGTTACACCCGGTCTATGCCAGTCGGCAACGAACAGCTATGTCTTATCGGGAACCATTAACGCCACCAACGTGCCCACCAGTGGGACACTCACTATTACATCGGCCGCCCTTTCTCAGCCCAGAACGCTGACCCTCCCAGCAGCCAATACAGTTTCGGGTACGTTTAGCTACTCCGGACTCATTGCCAACGGGCAGATATATACCATTACCGCCAGCTATTCCGATGGCACCTGCTCGCCCGTTAGCCAGACATTTACAGCGCCGGTTTCCTGCTCGGTGGCACCCATCTGTAGCCTGAGTGCAACGGCAACTGCAGGAATCTGTGCCACAGCCACCAATACCTACTCTGCTTCGGTAGTTGTCAATCTGACCAATGGAGTTGCCGGGCCAATTACGGTTAGTCTGCCGGGTTCAACGCCAATTAGTCAAACGCTGGCAGCCAATACCGGTACGTTTACGGCCGTATTTAATGGCCTCACCTCCGATGGAGCCAGCCATACGGCGACCATCAGTCTACCTGGTTGCGGCACCACAACGGCCACGTTCACGGCTCCCGCATCCTGTTCGGTAACGCCAATCTGCTCCATGAGTGCAGTGGCAACGCCCGGACTCTGCCAAACAGCTACGAACACCTTTACCACGATAGCAGTCATCACCCTGACCAATCCGACGACCGGTATCCTGACTGTAACCGATGGTCCGGCCAGCCTGACCTTTGCTACCGTTACTGGAAGCACTACTTCCTTCACGGCCACCTTTGCCGGACTTAGCTCCAACGGAACCAGCCATACGGTTACAGCCAGTTTGCCCGGCTGTTCAGCTACTACGACAACCTATACGGCACCAGTATCCTGTTCGATAGCGCCCATCTGTAGCCTGAGTGCTACCGCTACCGCCGGACTTTGTGCTACTGCTACGAATACCTATTCAGCTACGGCGGTGGTTCAGCTAACCAACCCAACGGCGGGTACGCTAACGATTTCCAATGGGCCGCAGAGTGCTACGTTCGTTACAACAGCAGGCACTTCGGCTACCTTCACTGTGGAATTCCCCGGTTTAGTATCCGATGGGGCAACGCATACAATCACGGCTTCGCTGCCCGGTTGTAGCACCACGACTGCTACCTATACGGCACCGGCATCCTGCTCAATAGCGCCCATCTGTTCCATCAGTGCGGTAGTCACCGCTGGGCTCTGCGCAACAGCAACCAATACGTATTCTGCCACGGCTGTGGTGACGGTCAATAATCCCGCTGCGGGCGGAACGCTCACGGTAGCCACCGGTGGACAAACGCTCACCTTCAGCACTACAGCCCTCAGTCAGAACACCTTTACGGCTACCTTTAACGGGCTTATTTCAGATGGAGCCAGCCATATTATTACAGTCAGTCTACCTGGTTGTGGCAGTGCCAATACGGCCTACACGGCCCCAGCCAGTTGCTCGATAGCACCGGTTTGTTCGGTGAGTGCAATAGCTACCCCTGGCCTGTGTGCCAGTGCCACGAACACCTTCTCAACCACTGTGCTGGTGACGCTGACTAATCCAACGGCGGGAACCCTGACTGTTACCGATGGGGTGAACAGTATCACCTTCGTGGTGGCTGCCTCACTGGGTACCACAACTGCCCCGGCTATATTCAATGGCATTGTTTCCGATGGCACTACTCACACGGTGACGGTATCGCTGCCCGGTTGCTCGAGTACCACGCTGACCTATACGGCTCCCGTATCCTGTACTGTGGCTCCACTTCTGGCCAGCCTGGGCGATTATGTCTGGTATGATACCGATGGAGACGGTCAACAGGATAGCAATGAAACCGGTGTGCCGGGCGTAACGGTTAAACTCTTTAACCCAGCTTCGTCAACGGTTACCCCCATTGCCAGCCTGACTACGGACAGCAATGGCAACTACCTGTTTACCAACCTGATCCCGGGTATTTACTGTATCCAGTTCGACAAAACCACACTGCCAACAGGATACACCCTGACGAGTGTTAATTCGGGAACTGATGCCACCGATAGTGATGCGGACCTAAGTACAGGTAAGACCACCAACTACACCTTGGCCGCTGGGGAACAGAACTTAACCGTTGATGCCGGTATTGTGCCGCCAACCCCGAGCCTGTCGCTGGACAAATTTGTTAGTAAATCGAAAGCTAAACTGGGCGAAGTGCTTACCTATACCCTGGTGGTAACCAACAACGGGGCTATTCCGGCGACGAATGTCACGGTTCGGGATTCGAGTACAACGGGATTGACCTACGTAACGAATTCAGCCACGGCACCCGCGGGGACTACCTTTACCCAGGGAACACCCATTAGCACCTGGACGATTAGCGCTATCAGTGCTGGACAAAGTCTGAGTTTGACCTTCCAGGCCAAAGCCGATAGCACGGGAATACTCTATAACAAAGCCACCCTACCCGGCGACACGGCGACGGTCTGTACCTCCATCCCCGTGGTGATGTGTGCGGGCGATCAGTATGCCTTCACCCTCACCGCACCCGCCGGGCGAAGTAGCTACAAGTGGTTCAAAGATAACGTCGAAATCCCAGGACAAACCACCAACGTGCTCGAAGTGACCGCACCGGGCACCTATAGCCTGGCCGTCGATAACGTATCGGGAAAATGCCCCGACTTCAGCTGTTGCCCCTTCATTGTCGAGGAGGACACGCTACCCACGTTCCAGGCGCAGGCTGTCGTGGCTAGCTGTGTGGGCAATTTGGCCCAGGCTAACGGTAAGATCGTGCTCACGGGCTTCAACCCCGCCTACACCTACCAGTACTCGCTGGGAAGCAGTTTCAACGAAGCGGCTCCGCTCTCGGGCTCAGCCAAGGTGATTCCAGCGGGTGGGGTGCTAGTGAACAATCTGGCTAATCCGGTGGTGGCTCAGGCCTATACGATTCGGGTCTACAATGCTTCGGGCTGTTACACGGATGTGACGGTGATGCTGTTGCCAACCGTGTGTGGGTGTCCGGCTGAGGTGTGTGTGCCTTATGTGATTAGCCAAACCAAGCGGGCCAAACGCATTGGCGATCCGCGTTAATCGACAGCCTTCTATACACAGAAAGGCCGCTAACGATTTAGCGGCCTTTCTGTGTATAGAAGGCATTTTAACTGTACAAGCATGGTCTTAGCCTGTGTTGGATTCTTTAGTTATGCATGCTCTTTAGATTAGCTTGCTTCCAAGTTGGCACGAAATATGTAAACAAGGATCAATTATTTACATACTAAGCACATTACATAAATAGTTGTATACAACTATTCTTTTTGCAAAAATCTATAATATACAGAACTAGCGGCAACAAGTACAAACTTCTGAGCTGGCATACCCTTTGCCTTACGGAACCCTGTTAACCCAATATCAGTAACCTTGGCGATTCAACCTTTATTCCATGTATTTTTTCACTGAGAAGAAATCTTGTGTAGGCTCCCTGAAATTATATGATTTGCGTCTACCAAGTCTACTTGAAATCCGATTTATGGGTTTAATGGTATGTCTCCTGAACCGAGCCAGACAGATACGATTTAGCAGGCACATAACACCAGTCCTGAAGCGAGTTTCCCTAACTCGCCAACTTCGGTATGCCGCTATAACTACACTAGTCAATTGCAAAAAACTCAGCAGAGAATATCGATACAGCCTATAAACTCCATCACTTTCTGACTCCCAGAGATTCAGCTTTTGCCTTTAGCCGCGGCTAATCTGACCAAATGATCCTATTACCGACAATCTAATATCCACCGTACTTGACTTTATCGTTTACCATATGGATTCACTTTACAGCCATCTTTTTCAGCTAGTTGCCTGCTTGGCGAACCGAAACAATACGATAAAGGCACAAGGACGGCTGAACTATAGCTCGCTCAAACTGCCCAGACTTGAGGGCAAGTTCAACTCTATGAATAAGAAAGGATTGTTTTTTTTAAGCAGGATTAAATCCTGCCTAAACACGCCTTTTTTGTGCTTTTTTCTAATACCTATTCTATCACTATTGGTAAGCTGGCAAGAGGCACAGGCTCAAACCCCCTGTGGTCTGTCTATGGTTGTTACACCCGGTCTATGCCAGTCGGCAACGAACAGCTATGTCTTATCGGGAACCATTAACGCCACCAACGTGCCCACCAGTGGGACACTCACTATTACATCGGCCGCCCTTTCTCAGCCCAGAACGCTGACCCTCCCAGCAGCCAATACAGTTTCGGGTACGTTTAGCTACTCCGGACTCATTGCCAACGGGCAGATATATACCATTACCGCCAGCTATTCCGATGGCACCTGCTCGCCCGTTAGCCAGACATTTACAGCGCCGGTTTCCTGCTCGGTGGCACCCATCTGTAGCCTGAGTGCAACGGCAACTGCAGGAATCTGTGCCACAGCCACCAATACCTACTCTGCTTCGGTAGTTGTCAATCTGACCAATGGAGTTGCCGGGCCAATTACGGTTAGTCTGCCGGGTTCAACGCCAATTAGTCAAACGCTGGCAGCCAATACCGGTACGTTTACGGCCGTATTTAATGGCCTCACCTCCGATGGAGCCAGCCATACGGCGACCATCAGTCTACCTGGTTGCGGCACCACAA
Coding sequences:
- a CDS encoding SdrD B-like domain-containing protein yields the protein MKQISSLFFYSKLSSSDNNKQLLHNKSKWILKDLLLFLVLVVGYTTSSAQISGKVVREFNMNGIADVAVSNSFHDVANGNATSITTRLAEVGLPGASITVYGDNELVLGTTTSTSTGSWSLTIPNTYTGTQVLVECKPPVSLAFLQTGPHGTDNSTTIAKVAKTATNVNFTFGLGSEHAQDSPDLALACFALPNPSNTTGNPGSSEPMVIRFPYINGGPLTNGTRNAISGTGQNYYSTTEYPPITSKTILTTFGQTGTVYGVAYDKRRNRLLTSAFERAYTGIGPNGAGGEGKLYVTTFNTNGTAASTSLWLDLETALSAGVAGTDPAITPNLTFVNSNPTTISRFEHNKIGHISLGDLEFSADGKTVFVVNLFSKQIYGIPVNANGTPNTAAIKTYTPTNPCASGSFTDPATPAGARPYNALLGLGVHPETGRIYCTVTCTGPNSTTNLRGYIYSFDPTAAVTTFTEELQIPLNISFQSGNDGTEGSYATTSNEAWSPTANDAIVTNTYSDHAWMGDIVFDIQPDGTTFMIVGGRNRYMDATSGSRITHGQGLWLSAQNGSSWTLESNGVAGSRTTANSLALAWFSARNGNGVFFNTHGSEGTNGTGNIIAIPGFTELALGAVDNVKSGGNSGIMFLNRSNGSRTRDILLLGSLTNSGTPPRDAVYKANLWGEVEALLDPAPLEVGNYVFIDVNKNGLQDPSDLPLAGVTVSLVEDTNEDGLPNETVVASTTTNASGQYYFDRADGLKYDTKYVIVINKASDFTAGGPLAGYTPTLANVSSNAKDTRDSDGEVLTGNFVKTAFQTGGPGENNHLFDFGFAPPCLLTAVVTPGTCNTATNQYSISGTASFTNALAGTLTITDGINTTTISVTAGQTSASFSLTGLTSGTSTHTVTASLSDCGNTSVTYTAPAACVVGVAVTVTPGLCQTATNQYSISGTLSLTNAVAGTATITDGISTTTVSVSAGATSVPYTLTGLNSGTGSHTVTVSYASKTASVTYTAPASCTVAVALTVTPGVCQSATNQYDITGTLSLTNAPAGIATITDGTKSTTVSVSAGATSVPYALTGLNSGTGLHTVTASFATKTASVTYTAPVSCTIAPCGLSMVVTPGLCQSATNSYVLSGTINATNVPTSGTLTITSAALSQPRTLTLPAANTVSGTFSYSGLIANGQIYTITASYSDGTCSPVSQTFTAPVSCSVAPICSLSATATAGICATATNTYSASVVVNLTNGVAGPITVSLPGSTPISQTLAANTGTFTAVFNGLTSDGASHTATISLPGCGTTTATFTAPASCSVTPICSMSAVATPGLCQTATNTFTTIAVITLTNPTTGILTVTDGPASLTFATVTGSTTSFTATFAGLSSNGTSHTVTASLPGCSATTTTYTAPVSCSIAPICSLSATATAGLCATATNTYSATAVVQLTNPTAGTLTISNGPQSATFVTTAGTSATFTVEFPGLVSDGATHTITASLPGCSTTTATYTAPASCSIAPICSISAVVTAGLCATATNTYSATAVVTVNNPAAGGTLTVATGGQTLTFSTTALSQNTFTATFNGLISDGASHIITVSLPGCGSANTAYTAPASCSIAPVCSVSAIATPGLCASATNTFSTTVLVTLTNPTAGTLTVTDGVNSITFVVAASLGTTTAPAIFNGIVSDGTTHTVTVSLPGCSSTTLTYTAPVSCTVAPLLASLGDYVWYDTDGDGQQDSNETGVPGVTVKLFNPASSTVTPIASLTTDSNGNYLFTNLIPGIYCIQFDKTTLPTGYTLTSVNSGTDATDSDADLSTGKTTNYTLAAGEQNLTVDAGIVPPTPSLSLDKFVSKSKAKLGEVLTYTLVVTNNGAIPATNVTVRDSSTTGLTYVTNSATAPAGTTFTQGTPISTWTISAISAGQSLSLTFQAKADSTGILYNKATLPGDTATVCTSIPVVMCAGDQYAFTLTAPAGRSSYKWFKDNVEIPGQTTNVLEVTAPGTYSLAVDNVSGKCPDFSCCPFIVEEDTLPTFQAQAVVASCVGNLAQANGKIVLTGFNPAYTYQYSLGSSFNEAAPLSGSAKVIPAGGVLVNNLANPVVAQAYTIRVYNASGCYTDVTVMLLPTVCGCPAEVCVPYVISQTKRAKRIGDPR